The following proteins are encoded in a genomic region of Chaetodon auriga isolate fChaAug3 chromosome 8, fChaAug3.hap1, whole genome shotgun sequence:
- the LOC143325173 gene encoding basic helix-loop-helix transcription factor scleraxis-like — MTFAMLRTAPPAGRFLYGDIALLSEDDDENGSEGSGSEERNTNSSNSAAFRLSSSSPSAFHIKVNRKRKLCGGVGGGGVDSGAMMGRLVPQVPSVTGEVRQRTAANARERDRTNSVNTAFTALRTLIPTEPADRKLSKIETLRLASSYISHLGNVLLLGEGLHDGQPCHAPSPPFFHVNSSPTRGSDQSAQPKHICTFCLSNQRKMNKDRDRKTAIRS; from the exons ATGACATTTGCCATGCTGCGGACAGCGCCTCCTGCAGGTCGCTTCCTGTATGGCGACATTGCCCTCCTCTCCGAAGATGACGACGAGAACGGGAGCGAGGGGTCAGGCTCCGAGGAGCGTAACACCAACTCCTCCAACTCTGCTGCCTTCCGCCTGTCCTCCTCATCGCCATCTGCCTTTCACATCAAggtgaacaggaagaggaagctgtGCGGGGGAGTAGGGGGCGGAGGGGTAGATTCAGGGGCCATGATGGGGAGGCTTGTCCCCCAGGTTCCTTCTGTCACTGGAGAGGTTCGTCAGAGGACCGCCGCCAACGCGCGGGAGAGAGATCGCACCAATTCTGTCAACACAGCATTCACAGCGCTGCGCACTCTCATCCCCACCGAGCCTGCAGACAG GAAGCTGTCGAAGATCGAGACGTTACGCTTGGCCAGCAGCTACATCAGTCATCTGGGGAATGTGTTGCTCCTGGGCGAGGGCCTTCATGACGGGCAGCCGTGCCACGCTCCCTCACCACCGTTCTTCCACGTTAACTCCTCCCCCACTCGAGGATCTGACCAATCAGCCCAGCCAAAGCACATCTGTACTTTCTGCCTCAGCAACCAGAGGAAAATG